Below is a genomic region from Schistocerca americana isolate TAMUIC-IGC-003095 chromosome 1, iqSchAmer2.1, whole genome shotgun sequence.
AGCAcaccctcctgccttgtcttccctcttcatctccgccCTGCCTGTCTCCTGCATCTTACCCCTTACCCCCATTTTTCCTcttcctccccgcccccccccccccccaggcccccCTCCACCGCATCAACCATCCCTCTTTTTCCCTTCTCTCCAGCCTCcagtccctcggcaggtccctaccagtggtttttattctttgtgagtgCTGCTTCGTTTCCAGTGGTTTTTTAAGTGTTTTGTCTGTGTGATTTTTATTCTGTGGccgaattttaatttgtgttgactccagtgtattttaagtggGCCACGAATtgacagctgtgttcttttaactctaTGTTGACATTTTAACTGTACCCCAGGGCCTGTCCCCATATTGGTGTATATCTTAACCTCACCTATCTACATTTCTGTGTTTTTGTGTCCCCCTTATTTCGGCCTTTTTGTATGAGTTCCCCTTGTCACATGTTTGTAAAACCACTTGGTTGAAGAGCGGCGGACTGTGCTGCTGCCATCCCTCCCcttcccatatggggcaggggaatgaaattacaataaaagaaaaaaaaaacagccccAGCTTTAGTGCGTCCTGGATGCTGACTCTCCAGAGCCTGCAGAAGAGGGTGCTTCAGTGGTGCCTACATGCCACTCCCCTCACGAGGATTGTTACCATCCACGAAGAAACGAACATGGTAGCTCTACAGACATCCATTGGAGAGAAATCCTGGTCTCTCTGTGATAAAGTGGATGGGCTGTGCAATACAGTAGCTGGCTTAGAAACCATTGGCACCACGACGCCCTGTCACTGTCACCGCCATTCTGTTCTTGTCACCATCCTTGAGGAAtcagattccgaccatggctaacgactGCCCTGTTATGGCCGCTGATGAATGTCAGTGTAGAACTACCCACTTGATAGGTGTCGACCATTGTAAACCACAAATGTTGGTGCCTAATGTAGTCAGTATGTATGTCACCTATTGCCTGCAACTTGAACTAACACCATTAGAGGATGGTATGGGACGTcaggtcccaccgccacaccttcaacgtaCACTCTACTGATGTCTTTGAAATGCCATCACAGTAGAATAGAACGCTTTTACCATCCACCAACCCAGTAAGACCGTAATCCATTGGTGACGCTCTACTTCaaacgtccaaaaaaaaaaaaaaaaaattacagccccAGCAATAAttttactcctgatgacgatggcatAGCTAgacatcgaaagctcgagaattttatagCAACTGAcgcagcttgaaaaccgagaagattttatccaaaAAATCTCTGCAAGTTCTGGTACCTCAACTATTCGTTCACTGGGAGCAGTGAAAACTGATGTGATCCAAAATCTATTATAAGTGCCAAGATGACTGACAAGTGTTGAATGATGACTTTATATCTTTACCTCCTTAACAGTTCGCAATGGAAATGGGCGTTTTGGTCGGTAACTTGGTTGCAAGAAATCAGTAAACTTACGAATCATCGAGCCATCAACTTCAACAATATTAAAAAAGTGGGTTATGCACTTCCATCTTTACTTACGTCCATCCAGTCCTTCTGAAAATCCACTTTAGTTATTCGTCTTAGGAGGCCCAGGTCTTTTGTCACATTCCAGACATGACTTGTGCCTAACTGGGAATGCCACACGATTTGGTTCAAAACGCTTTGCATGATGAAAAAAGACGGCGCGCTAACGGAAGCACGAGACTTATTGACACGCTGGACCGTTGTTACAGAGAAAAGTGGATATTATATTCAAGGCTTGTGAAACCAACTTCTGAAATAAAGAGAATTACAGTATGAGAATTGTTTAAATGACCCTCATAAGAATAAATATACCTGATGGAACCTTTACTATGCTCATAAACAGTTTAACAGTAATCCTATCGAAACTTAAAAGCATTTTTGTAAGAGAAAAATAACGTCGgtgttttatgtaatttattatgcTTGCATTTTCCATCCATTTCGTCAAGAAGATTCTAAGGTATAGAGACATGTTACTTTTATGTACACTGGAGACATATGGTGGCATACTTTATCAAATTAAAAGTAAATACTTAGTCTACAATTCGAAAACagctttacaaataaaaattttaatcataACGACGAACAAACTGCATTATAAGAAAATTAAGTAAACTAACACCATCTCAACTGATATATTAAGTTGCAGTATTTTAAGAATACATCGCATATATTATACATAACATTagagtttaaaaataatttttagagtGCTTTCGATATCAATAATTAACCGTGAAAGATCATGAAAAATTATGTGCGAGTCCAGTAGTAGCCAGGTATGTTGGTTGTCTTCTTGAATATAACGCGTATTTATCCCTCAGGACGACGAGAATGATACAACAAATTTATAAGCGTGTATGAACCGTTAAGAGCCTGTGAACAAAAATATACATTACTGTTTTATTATCAGCGGTTATTCATAATGATACACATCAAACGTAGGAAACTGAATTGAATGGTAAGTGACATGAACGAAAATACATGCTCGttctaaatttaatatttaaaagtaAAAAGCAAAGCTCAGAACAAGATTTTCAGACAAAATTGATGACCAAAAAGTAATCGTTTTTTCACTACTGAAACTTAGGAAAGAGGCTAAGAACGAATCATTAAAAATAAGGAAGCCTACCACCTCAATCACATTTACCAATCTCAGCTGTTCCTCAATTCCAATGCCACTAATATCTTTATCCTTCTCTTGAGCAACGGTGTGAGAAGAACTCCTAGATCTTCCGTtctaaaagttaatttaaaaaggaGTTCAGCGTTTCTGCTTTTGCTGTGTTACCCTCAATTTCTGTTCCTGTATCAGCTATCAATTTCTGGACAGTAACTTTGACATGATTTATAGCTTTTAAATTAGAACACAATATATTCGGATATTTAGAGAGATCTGAGAATAGTTGTATTTGAAGGCTTCACATATTACTTATACTTATACTCCTATAGCGCAGTAATCGCTATTTGTTTATAAGTTTCGTTACAGGTACTGGATATCTTCGAGGGTTCCTACAACATGATCATTTACTGGCTAAAAATCTATCAAGTGATCAACAAGGATTCTCTATATAATCCATACTTATGTTATACGCTCCTACCCATAGCTAAATGTTTCGGTATCCTCTTGAAGGTATGACACTACTGTCTGTTTATCTTGTTTACCGAACATGTAAATCTCTCTTGTTGTTTAACTGCCCTTTGTGCTTTTGTAATCATTGTCGGTACAACCGACTTACAATCACTGACACTAGTTTCAGAGTGTCATGTTCGCTCTGAAGAGATCTAACATATTTCCGACATTATTAAGTTTCCAAAATTCTAAAGAGTTTTCTGAGAATACGTTTAGTAATATGTCGTAAGATTTCTCGTCCCATTAACCACCGACAAAACTGTAAATACTCTAATCGATTATTGTATGATTTACCACACAATGCTTAATGACGTTTCCTTTTAAACAGAACGTCAACAGCCAGGCGGCACAATGATTAAGGGAATGCATTTCCATTTGGATGTACTAGACCCAGTCTTGTgatgcagatttaggtttttcgttatATTAATGAAAGCGAATTCAGGTACAGGTCCTTTAAAGAATAGACGGCAAATTCACATATCCGTCCAACCCAATTCGATCTTCTACAACAGCACCACGCGAAATGTACCGTGGCGCCAGTAGAGTCGTTTCGTAGTCGGTCGCAcatgccgattctctaaactttctcaagtgtttcacgaaaagaacgtcttcttccctccgAGGTTTCCCATTTGAACTCACTGAGCATTTCCCTATTACTCAATTTTTGATGATAATCTCTAGCAAAAAATATAACAccacgcttctgaattgcttcggcgtcttcctttaatccgacctgacggtggtcccaaacactcaagcaatcctcaacaatgggtcgcacgaAAGGTCTGTGCGCGGTTTCTTTCACAGATGAGTTGCCATTTCTTCGAATTCCATCTATAAAATGAAGTCGATCATTCACTTTTCCTACAACCTGCCTTATTTTTTCGTATCATTTCATGGTTATTTGcatcgttacgcctagatatttcatcGACGATACTCTGTCAAGCAAAACAGAACAAATGATTTATTCGAATATCACAAGATAATTTTCCCTCTCACCTGTCATTAACTTATATTTTACCGCATTTATAACAAACTGTCACTCATCACATCAAATGTAATCTccgtatcctcctgcagtcactcaacgacgacgctttTCCGTAGTCTACGATACCATCACCAAGCAGTCTTACATTGCTGCTCAACAAGAGCGGTCCTCCCACCTTTTCCTGAGGCACCGGTGATGCCTCTAACGAACACTCGCCATCCAGGATAACGTACTGGTTTCTATAACTTACGAAGTTTTCGAGTCGcttacatatctgagaacctattccacaTTCTGGGTCTTGCATGTGCTCCTTCAGATGTGACGTTATCGTTTACAGACTGTGAATCCATATGTCCCATTCCCTTTGCattttcttccttcctccctgtcttCTCTCATGTAGGGACATCTCATGTAAATCGCTAATAAATTATGAAGTAAAGTGGACCACAGACGAATTTGACAGCTGAGAAGAGTTGCAGAGTTACCTGTAGGAACGTTGACCTTGACAGCTTGGCAGTGCCGCCCAGTTTGATCTGCAGCGGGTGTGACGCCATCAACATGAACTTGAGGAGCGGCTTCCTGAAGGAGATGTCTGCGTCCAACCACTCACAGCTGAAGCCCGCATGGACCAAGTTCTCGCTCTGAAACGGGGGAAAATTCTTGTCTATTCGAGCTGCAGTTGATTTTCTGAAAATTTCGCACGTAGTCCAGTGAGACATAAGTTATCAAGAAAAAACAAAAGCCAGTGTTGCGGATTATACAGAGTATACTCCTCTAACAAATCGGTGCTGACGGCAGATGTTGTTAACTAAACACGTGAGCTGAGACAGATGGAAGACATAGAATCTCACAAGTCGAGTTGCAGTAGATATGGTCTGTAAGTACTGGTGATTCGGACAACCGAATGAAATTGATGGGTTCAGTCGGCTGTTGGAAAACAGTCATCTCATTCAGTTTTAATTTTATGTGCTGGTTGGATTAGTAATTCATTCTAGTGAGTGAAAGCAGTCTATGGGAACAAATGAATGAGAAAAATCGATTCTGTCGCTTATAGGTTGACATATCGGTGGAACTATTAACtcatcaaaatattcaaatgtgtgagaattcctaataggccaaactgcgtaggtcatcggtccctagacttacacaccacttaaactaacttaaaataacttatgctaagaacaacacatacatccatatccgagagaggactcgaacctccggcgggagggcccgcgcaggccgtgacatggcgccttaaacagcacggccactccgcgcggctattaaCTCTTCcctttgagtgaaaccagtctgtgggaaCAACTAAATGGgaacagtcgacagaagttgattGTAGTATTACGTGCGCTGGTAGGTAGCGTGCGAACTGCAAGTGGTACACTCAAGAGGACAGCCTTGCAAGAGTCTTGAAAGAGTAAACGGTTCCGAATAAAGCAGCGTGCTAGTGTAAAGGTGACGAATTTAGGTTTACTGGCTCTAGGGAGAGTAATTATAACTGTTTTGTCTTTGGTCGTAACTTCACATACAGCACTTTTTCTCCTGAAACGAAGTTCTGCTATCCAAATAAAAAGCAACACACAGCTAGACGGAAAGATTGCATCATGGCATTGAAGAGGAATACAGCTAATGGCAAGAAATCGACTCCTGCAACACATTATCGCGTTTTTAGTCGTCATTTCATCAGTATTTTGGCCACAAGAGAAAATGGCAACCCAGGATATGAACCAAGATTGCACATGACATCAAAATTATCTTGACTAGAGTTTGCAATGGATGATATTACTGTGAGATTCAAAAGAAGAAAAGTGAGAGACACAGCAGGAAAGAACAATCTGCAGGGAACTACAACGATGTACCTCTTAATGAATCTAAAACGCTCCAAGCAAGAACCCACGTGGAGTATGGTAATGTAAATCCTTCTAGCAGGATACGCAGTTCGATATAACATTAGCTTCACTTTCATGTTCTCTCGCAATATTCGAGAAGGGTCACGGACCACCTCTTTAACCTTTTCAAATTTCCCAGATATGTTCATTAACACACAGCTGATCCGATCTGCAGATTTAACAGGTTGTGTTTGGTTTTTGCTGCGAaacatttcttcagttttttcGCCTTGTAGTGAGAAAAACCTAGAATTTCCCATTGTTGCAAAGTGATTGTTTCAAAAAAATATCTTTCTCTATTAATGAAGCAGCATAATGCAGCAATATATTCACCGTGTCCCGACAGGGCTGCTTCACACTAACATTCACCTTCGATAACCTGTCTGTCACGGCCTGTCTGAAAAAAAATGAGATACCGCTGCTTATTAACGTTATACAGACGACATTTTCATATTACATAATTCTAGTAGACGTATTTTCACAACTTGCTTTGATTTTAAACGTATAAATTTTCTGATTAACACATGCTTTTCTTAAACGTTGGCTGGACACTTCCTCTCTCTACATTTCCTTTACTACGGACGCTGGTTACTGCTTTGGAGGTCTATGTCTTTCACCGTAGTGGCATACCTAAAATATGAAAAGTCGCATTTTACTTTCTCGTAGCATAACATAAATAAGGCTTGTAATATAGG
It encodes:
- the LOC124578916 gene encoding odorant receptor 67a-like produces the protein MDYSVSVLILTNVLDVCFLIFTMSELLHNEKSLHAVLQTILSLPCLLCESGAFCMFGQMIIDQSENLVHAGFSCEWLDADISFRKPLLKFMLMASHPLQIKLGGTAKLSRSTFLQALNGSYTLINLLYHSRRPEG